One genomic window of Bos taurus isolate L1 Dominette 01449 registration number 42190680 breed Hereford chromosome Y, ARS-UCD2.0, whole genome shotgun sequence includes the following:
- the LOC104974629 gene encoding zinc finger protein 280B-like, protein MEPPWMSCEEEQEPEPQKSEGETKLVNDEDAELILVGVEHVHEDDDVIFVGMTSNSKPVISNILNRVTPGSCSRRNRYGHFRKDNAQKLQPVSHVTPTSEAKTVLPLSVSESRSTDSPIIIELLCKADSKNISPQIVPNSFSELCSPLITFTSSLQHPVETAVSAGDMDKSPRVSRRLSTSETNSTSPKRPKLSDGIIGEHSLALSLSGTFHTVTTQQSTPDSVHNSLSHVQSGEPCPTAFPKDNVHCKPVSPLGGNVLTKTDFPSVSSQNKFADPTEGNLIVLLRDFYYGQHIGDGQPEPKTHTAFKCLSCLKVLKNVEFMNHMKHHLELERLRGDSWKYHTTCQHCHRQFPTPFQLQCHIESVHTSQEPCTVCKICELSFEADQILLQHMKDNHKPGEMPYVCQLQIIILCRCGCTFQSIPW, encoded by the coding sequence atggaaccaccatggatgtcatgtgaagaagaacaagagccagaaccacagaaaagtgagggagaaaccaaactagtaaatgatgaagatgctgaactcatcttggttggagtggaacatgtacatgaggatgatgatgtgatctttgttgggatgacctcaaattcaaaaccagtcatttcaaacatactgaacagagttaccccaggttcttgttcaaggagaaataggtatggtcacttcaggaaagataatgctcagaaattacagcctgttagtcatgtgactcctacatcagaagcaaagactgtcttgccactttctgtctctgaatcaagatcaacagatagtcctattattattgagcttTTGTGCAAagcggattctaaaaatatttcaccacaaatagtgcctaatagcttttcagagttatgttctcctttgattaccttcacaagttcattgcagcatccagtagaaacagcagtttctgcaggagatatggataaaagtcctcgtgtatcaaggcgactttccacttctgaaacaaatagcacaagtcccaaaagacccaaactcagtgatggaattataggagaacattctttagctttgtccctttcaggtacttttcatacagtgactactcagcaaagcacaccagacagtgttcataactcattaagccatgttcagagtggagaaccttgtccaacagcttttccaaaggacaatgttcattgcaagcctgtaagtcctttagggggaaatgtattgacaaaaactgactttccaagtgtatcaagtcaaaataagtttgctgatcccacagaaggcaatctgattgtgttacttcgtgacttctactatggacagcatataggagatgggcagccagaaccaaaaactcacacagcctttaaatgcctcagctgcttgaaggttctaaaaaatgttgagtttatgaatcacatgaagcaccatttggaacttgagaggctgagaggtgacagctggaaataccacaccacctgccagcactgccaccgccagtttcctacgcccttccagctgcagtgtcacattgaaagtgtccacacttcccaggagccctgcacagtctgtaaaatctgtgaattgtcctttgaggcagatcagattctcttacagcacatgaaagataatcataagcctggtgaaatgccctatgtatgccagttacagatcatcattctttgcagatgtggatgcacatttcagagcataccatggtaa